The window TACTGCTTCAAAAACCTTAGGGTCAACCATTCCACATCCCAGTATTTCAAGCCAGCCTGTATTTTTACAAACCCTACATCCAACACCACCACAAACGGTGCATCCTATATCCACTTCTGCTGATGGCTCTGTAAATGGAAAATAGCTTGGTCTGTATCTTATAGGTATATTTTTACCAAAGACCATTTCAAGAAATATCTTTAATGTTGCTTTAAGATGTTTAAAATTAACATTTTCATCTACAAGTAATCCTTCTATCTGATGAAACATAGGAGAGTGGGTAGGGTCTGCATCTTTTCTGTAAACTCTTCCCGGTGCTACAACTGCAATCGGTGGTTTTTGAGATAACATTGTTCTAATTTGAACCGGCGATGTATGGGTTCTAAGAAGCATACCGTTATTTAGATAAAATGTATCTTGCATATCCCTTGCAGGATGGTTCTCAGGTATATTTAACATTGTAAAATTATAATCTTCATACTCTATCTCAGGTCCGGAAGCTACAGAAAATCCCATAGAAACAAAAATATCAGTTATTTCTACAAGTGTAGCTATTACCGGATGGGATGCTCCTGCTTCTATCCATGAAGAAGGAAGTGTAATATCTATTTTTTCTTTCTTTAAGGTTTCAGCTATTAAAGATTTTTTAACTATCTCTTCTTTTTCTTTAATTAGCTCTTCTATCTGCTCTTTAATAGAGTTGGCAATTTTACCTATCTCTTTTCTTTCTTCCGGCTGTAAAGAGCCAAGAGTTTTTAAAACAGAAGTTATAACCCCTTTTTTGCCAAGAAAATGGACTCTAATATTATTTAACTCTTCAAGAGTTTTAGCTTCATTTATAGCTTTATAAGCTTCTTCTTTTGCAGATAGGAGCTGAGCTTTTAAATCCATTTTATGCCGCTAATGCATTTTTTGCAGTTTCTGCTAATTTTGCAAAAGCATCTGCATCATTAACAGCCAAATCAGCTAAAATCTTTCTATCAAGCTCAATACCGGCTTTCTTTAATCCATTCATAAATTTACTATAAGAAAGTCCGTTTAATCTTGCTGCTGCATTTATTCTTGTTATCCATAATGCTCTCATCTGTCTTTTTCTGTCTCTTCTGTCCCTATAAGCATATTGGAGAGAATGGATTACCTGTTCTTTTGCTTTTCTATAACTTCTTCTCTTTTGGCCATAATAGCCCTTAGCCATTTTTAAAATCTTTTTCTTATGTTTCTTAGATGATGGTCCTTTTACTCTCATTTTTAATAACCTCCTATTGTTTTTAAGATTTAAACATCATTTGGCAATAAAGCTTTTACTTTATGCTCTAAATTCTCAGGAACATATTGTGGTCTTCTTCCCTGTCTTTTTCTTTTGGAAGATTTCTTTGTGTTATAGTGAGATACACCGCCTTTTGTGTATTTTATTTTACCACTACCGGTGATTTTAAATCTTTTTGCTGCAGTCCTATTTGTTTTCATTTTAACCTTTGCCATGATTTCCTCCTAAAATAAATTTTTAGAAAAATTTTTATAAAACAGAACGAATATTATATCATAAATTTAAATATTGATTATTAACTGATGAAATCGAGGATAGTTTTATCCCAAAATAGCTAAAAATTATGATAAAATAGAAATTATGAAGAAGAGAGGTAGACCCAGAAAATATCAAGATAATATAAAGTGTCCAGAATGTGGTTCTAATTGTGTAAAGAAAGGTAATGAAAAATGTTATTGATATGAAATTGTAGAATAAGGAAAAATTTTTGTTAAAATCTACTGGCTAAATTACAATTGTTAAAAGAATATCATACAGACGGATACCGTATATATAAATCTTGGTTAAATAGGAAACAACATAAAATAAGTAAATTCAGGAAAAGCAACAGGAATAAAGGGTTGCATTCAAAATTAAGAGATAGATTAAAAAGACTACAAAGGAAAACAAAAGGATATAGTAAAAACATTAATGCATTGAGATATGCATTAGCTATTGTTTTTAGCCTTACTAATATTCCAACTGGTTTTAGCTACCTTTAGATAGGAATACCACCCCGCTCCTAAAAGCTATTGACAAAAGAGAAATAAAGAATATAATATTTATCCCTAAAAAGTTGAAAATGGAATAAGATAAAAAGCTATTGACAAAAGAAAAAAAGAGTGTATAATATATATCTGCTTTTTGAAACTGAATAAGAAACAGTTGACAAAAGAAAAAAGAAGATATATGATATATATCCATTTTGTGAAAAGAATTAAGCAAAAGTAAAAGCTGCTTGACAAAAATTTAAAACTGTGTTAAACTGATTA of the Venenivibrio stagnispumantis genome contains:
- the rplT gene encoding 50S ribosomal protein L20, whose product is MRVKGPSSKKHKKKILKMAKGYYGQKRRSYRKAKEQVIHSLQYAYRDRRDRKRQMRALWITRINAAARLNGLSYSKFMNGLKKAGIELDRKILADLAVNDADAFAKLAETAKNALAA
- the rpmI gene encoding 50S ribosomal protein L35, which codes for MAKVKMKTNRTAAKRFKITGSGKIKYTKGGVSHYNTKKSSKRKRQGRRPQYVPENLEHKVKALLPNDV
- a CDS encoding IS1 family transposase — its product is MLKEYHTDGYRIYKSWLNRKQHKISKFRKSNRNKGLHSKLRDRLKRLQRKTKGYSKNINALRYALAIVFSLTNIPTGFSYL
- the pheS gene encoding phenylalanine--tRNA ligase subunit alpha; this encodes MDLKAQLLSAKEEAYKAINEAKTLEELNNIRVHFLGKKGVITSVLKTLGSLQPEERKEIGKIANSIKEQIEELIKEKEEIVKKSLIAETLKKEKIDITLPSSWIEAGASHPVIATLVEITDIFVSMGFSVASGPEIEYEDYNFTMLNIPENHPARDMQDTFYLNNGMLLRTHTSPVQIRTMLSQKPPIAVVAPGRVYRKDADPTHSPMFHQIEGLLVDENVNFKHLKATLKIFLEMVFGKNIPIRYRPSYFPFTEPSAEVDIGCTVCGGVGCRVCKNTGWLEILGCGMVDPKVFEAVGIDSEKYSGFAFGLGIERIAMLRYKITDIRILFTNDMRFNTQFRGI